A genome region from Carya illinoinensis cultivar Pawnee chromosome 2, C.illinoinensisPawnee_v1, whole genome shotgun sequence includes the following:
- the LOC122300077 gene encoding 3-ketoacyl-CoA synthase 1-like, whose product MNSIEMDNERLTAEMAFKDSSSAVIKIRRRLPDFLQSVKLKYVKLGYGYSCNPATILMFVTILPLALSLLLQVTGLKLDRFSELWINRRVVFDDLVNGGTKPAASALFLILFCIYRAKRSKPVYLVDFACYKPDDERKVTGDFFLKMSEDSGAFQEESLQFQRRITVKSGLGDETYLPKGITSRPPKLSMEEARSEAEAVMFGALDALFEKTGIRAKDIGILVVNCSLFNPTPSLSSMIVNHYKLRTDIKSYNLGGMGCSAGLISIDLAKDLLNANPNTYALVVSTENITLNWYFGNDRSMLLSNCIFRMGGAAVLLSNRAQDRGRSKYELIHTVRTHKGADDQNYNCVYQREDDKGLVGVSLARELMAVAGEALKTNITTLGPLVLPFSEQFMFFVTLVRKKILKAKVKPYIPNFKLAFEHFCIHAGGRGVLDELEKNLQLSEWHLEPSRMTLYRFGNTSSSSLWYELAYTEAKGRVSSGDRVWQIAFGSGFKCNSAVWRALRPIPVGDSVGNPWVDSIDIYPVKVPVGR is encoded by the coding sequence ATGAATAGCATAGAGATGGATAACGAGAGACTAACTGCGGAAATGGCGTTTAAAGACTCGTCTTCGGCTGTTATCAAAATCCGGCGACGTTTGCCGGATTTCTTACAGTCCGTGAAGCTCAAGTACGTCAAATTAGGCTATGGGTACTCATGCAACCCTGCCACTATTCTAATGTTCGTTACGATTTTGCCTCTGGCCCTTTCCTTATTGCTTCAGGTCACTGGTTTAAAGCTGGACCGGTTTTCTGAGTTATGGATAAACCGGAGGGTTGTGTTTGATGACCTTGTTAATGGAGGCACAAAACCGGCTGCTTCTGCTTTGTTTCTCATCCTTTTTTGCATCTATCGAGCCAAGCGTTCCAAGCCCGTTTATCTAGTAGACTTTGCATGTTACAAGCCGGACGACGAACGGAAAGTGACCGGCGATTTTTTCTTGAAGATGAGTGAAGATAGTGGAGCATTCCAGGAGGAGAGTCTCCAGTTTCAGAGACGAATAACGGTCAAGTCGGGTCTTGGCGACGAGACATATCTGCCAAAGGGAATTACGTCCAGACCCCCAAAATTAAGCATGGAAGAGGCCCGATCCGAGGCTGAGGCTGTCATGTTCGGAGCATTGGATGCACTTTTTGAAAAGACTGGCATTAGAGCAAAAGACATCGGAATCCTTGTTGTTAACTGTAGCTTGTTCAATCCAACCCCATCTCTGTCCTCCATGATTGTCAACCATTACAAGCTCCGAACCGACATTAAGTCCTACAACCTCGGTGGCATGGGTTGCAGCGCCGGCCTTATTTCGATCGACCTCGCAAAAGATCTTCTTAATGCAAACCCCAACACGTACGCCCTCGTCGTAAGCACCGAAAACATCACTCTCAACTGGTACTTCGGTAACGATCGGTCGATGTTGTTAAGTAACTGCATATTCCGCATGGGGGGTGCGGCAGTGCTCTTATCGAACAGGGCACAGGATCGGGGCCGATCTAAGTATGAGCTCATCCACACGGttagaacccacaaaggggcAGACGACCAAAATTACAACTGTGTCTACCAGAGAGAGGATGATAAAGGACTTGTCGGGGTTTCCCTCGCTCGAGAATTAATGGCGGTGGCCGGAGAAGCATTGAAAACGAATATCACGACCCTGGGTCCTCTGGTTCTGCCATTTTCCGAGCAATTCATGTTCTTTGTTACGTTGGTGAGGAAGAAGATTCTGAAAGCGAAGGTGAAGCCATACATACCGAACTTCAAGTTGGCTTTCGAACATTTCTGCATACATGCAGGCGGAAGAGGGGTGCTGGACGAGTTGGAGAAGAACTTGCAGCTGAGTGAGTGGCACTTAGAGCCGTCGCGGATGACCCTGTACCGCTTCGGAAACACGTCGAGTAGCTCGTTGTGGTACGAGCTGGCTTATACGGAGGCGAAAGGCCGTGTTTCATCCGGTGATCGAGTCTGGCAAATTGCGTTCGGCTCGGGATTCAAGTGTAACAGCGCAGTTTGGAGGGCGCTGAGGCCGATTCCGGTGGGCGACAGCGTAGGTAACCCCTGGGTAGACTCCATTGATATCTACCCGGTGAAGGTTCCTGTTGGCCGGTAG
- the LOC122300078 gene encoding heterogeneous nuclear ribonucleoprotein Q: protein MAEGTEVEERVDLDEENYMEEMDDDAEEQIDEDVEEQLDDDGVDGGEYENVEENVEEVHEDSVIEPSGKDQSPEADRSHIASESIEDEQKPAASVDNDEKEKHAELLALPPHGSEVFIGGLPRDAQEEDLRNLCEPIGEIIEVRLMKDKETGDAKGYAFIAFKTKEVAQKAIEEIHNKDFKGKNLRCSLSETKHRLFIGNVPKSLTEDEFKKFIEEAGPGVENIELIRDPQNPSRNRGFAFVLYYNNACADYSRQKMLSSNFKLDGNTPTVTWADPKSAPDHSAASQVKALYVKNIPENTSTEKMKELFQRHGEVTKVVMPPGKAGGKRDFGFIHYAERSSALKAVKDTEKYEIDGQFLEVVLAKPQTDKKFDGAYPYNAAPHPNHLPHSGYGGFAGNQYGSVGAGYGVAPGFQQPMIYGRGPMPAGMHMVPMVLPDGRIGYVLQQPGVQIPPPRPRRIDRNNPSSGPPARAGGSGSDEGNRGRRYRPY, encoded by the exons ATGGCAGAAGGCACGGAAGTTGAAGAGCGGGTGGATCTTGATGAGGAGAATTACATGGAAGAGATGGACGATGATGCTGAAGAACAGATAGACGAAGATGTTGAAGAACAATtagatgatgatggagtagatGGAGGTGAGTATGAAAATGTTGAAGAGAATGTTGAGGAAGTACATGAGGACTCTGTAATTGAGCCTAGTGGGAAAGACCAATCACCAGAAGCGGATAGAAGCCACATTGCCTCGGAATCCATTGAAGATGAACAAAAGCCGGCTGCTTCTGTTGACAATGATGAGAAGGAGAAGCATGCTGAACTTCTTGCCCTTCCTCCCCATGGATCTGAAGTTTTCATTGGTGGACTTCCCCGTGATGCCCAGGAAGAAGATTTGAGGAATCTTTGTGAGCCAATAGGCGAAATTATTGAG GTAAGACTGATGAAAGATAAGGAAACTGGTGATGCCAAGGGTTATGCTTTCATagcatttaaaacaaaagaggtTGCACAAAAGGCCATTGAAGAAATACATAACAAAGACTTCAAG GGTAAAAACTTAAGGTGTTCGTTGTCTGAAACTAAGCATAGATTATTCATTGGTAATGTTCCTAAGAGCTTAACTGAGGATGAGTTTAAAAAATTCATTGAGGAGGCTGGTCCTGGAGTTGAAAACATTGAACTTATAAGG GATCCTCAAAATCCAAGCCGAAATCGTGGTTTTGCTTTTGTGTTATATTACAATAATGCTTGTGCCGATTACTCAAGGCAGAAAATGCTAAGCtcaaattttaagttggatgGCAATACCCCAACTGTCACCTGGGCTGATCCGAAGAGTGCACCTGATCATTCAGCTGCTTCTCAG GTTAAGGCTCTTTATGTCAAAAACATTCCCGAGAACACTAGCACTGAAAAAATGAAGGAACTATTTCAGCGCCATGGCGAGGTGACAAAAGTGGTCATGCCACCTGGCAAAGCTGGTGGCAAACGGGACTTTGGTTTCATCCATTATGCTGAAAGATCAAGTGCGTTGAAGGCTGTTAAAGATACAGAGAAATATGAAATTGATG GCCAGTTTTTGGAGGTTGTACTTGCTAAACCTCAGACCGATAAAAAATTTGATGGTGCGTATCCCTATAATGCTGCGCCTCATCcgaaccatcttccacattcTGGTTATGGTGGTTTTGCCGGTAATCAATATGGGTCAGTAGGGGCTGGATATGGTGTCGCCCCTGGCTTCCAGCAG CCAATGATATATGGTAGGGGTCCAATGCCAGCAGGAATGCACATGGTTCCGATGGTATTACCGGATGGTCGCATCGGCTATGTTCT TCAGCAGCCTGGCGTACAGAtacctcctcctcgacctcgtAGAATTGATCGGAACAATCCTTCAAGTGGACCACCGGCTCGAGCAGGAGGTAGTGGCAGTGATGAAGGCAATCGTGGTAGGAGATACCGACCCTATTAG